A part of Mycolicibacterium sp. TUM20985 genomic DNA contains:
- a CDS encoding TIGR03085 family metal-binding protein, which produces MSQSVAQRERAALVTTMRGVGPDQPTLCGDWNTRDLAAHLVIRERRLDAAPGILIPKLAGYTERVQTQVAAANDWNVLLDQIASGPPLLSPFKLLDPFVNVAEMFIHHEDVRRARSDWQPRELDAETTASVARQVGLMSRMTMSKTPAEVSLRTPDGKTLATVGKGSAVTVTGEPGELLMFISGRDQAKVAFAGDDDAVAAVRGGKRGL; this is translated from the coding sequence ATGAGCCAATCCGTAGCTCAGCGGGAACGCGCCGCACTCGTCACGACGATGCGCGGCGTCGGACCGGACCAGCCCACGCTCTGCGGGGACTGGAACACCCGCGACCTGGCCGCACACCTGGTCATCAGGGAACGGCGGCTCGACGCTGCGCCGGGCATCCTGATCCCGAAGTTGGCGGGTTACACCGAGCGCGTACAGACCCAGGTGGCCGCCGCGAACGACTGGAACGTGCTGCTGGACCAGATCGCGTCGGGCCCACCGCTGCTCTCGCCGTTCAAGCTGCTGGACCCCTTCGTCAACGTCGCCGAGATGTTCATCCACCACGAAGACGTCCGGCGGGCTCGAAGTGACTGGCAGCCAAGGGAACTCGATGCTGAGACGACGGCGTCGGTCGCGCGGCAGGTCGGTCTCATGTCGCGGATGACGATGTCGAAGACGCCGGCTGAGGTGTCGTTGCGGACCCCCGACGGGAAGACCCTGGCCACCGTCGGCAAGGGTTCCGCCGTCACGGTCACCGGAGAACCCGGCGAGTTGCTGATGTTCATCTCCGGGCGGGACCAGGCCAAGGTCGCCTTCGCCGGTGATGACGACGCCGTCGCCGCGGTGCGGGGCGGAAAGCGCGGGCTGTAG
- a CDS encoding LLM class F420-dependent oxidoreductase, with product MDFRVFVEPQQGATYADQLAVARTAEAAGYSAFFRSDHYLAMAGDGLPGPTDSWVTLGGIARETSTIRLGTMVTSATFRHPGVLAISVAQVDEMSGGRVELGIGAGWFEAEHEAYAIPFPPLGERFDRLSEQLDIITGLWGTPVGETFDYTGTHYSITNSPALPKPTQTPTPPIIIGGGGPKRTPALTAKFASEFNIPFADLDTLKTQYGRVAAAVADAGRTPDSVTYSAAFVLCAGRDDAEIAKRAAVIGREVDELRSNSPLVGSPGEIADKMDAFAEAGVQRVYLQVLDQSDLDHVDYFAAEVIPQLG from the coding sequence ATGGACTTCCGCGTCTTCGTCGAACCGCAGCAGGGTGCCACCTACGCCGATCAGCTGGCAGTAGCCAGGACCGCGGAGGCAGCCGGATACTCGGCGTTCTTCCGCTCCGACCACTACCTCGCCATGGCCGGTGACGGCCTGCCGGGGCCCACCGACTCGTGGGTGACGCTGGGCGGCATCGCCCGCGAGACGTCGACGATCAGGTTGGGCACGATGGTCACCTCGGCCACCTTCCGGCATCCCGGCGTGCTGGCCATCTCCGTCGCCCAGGTCGACGAAATGAGTGGCGGCCGTGTCGAACTGGGTATCGGGGCAGGCTGGTTCGAGGCCGAACACGAGGCGTACGCCATCCCGTTCCCGCCGCTCGGCGAACGCTTCGACCGGCTGAGCGAGCAGTTGGACATCATCACCGGCCTCTGGGGCACCCCCGTCGGCGAGACCTTCGACTACACCGGCACGCATTACTCCATCACCAACTCGCCTGCGCTGCCGAAACCCACGCAGACGCCGACCCCGCCGATCATCATTGGCGGTGGCGGACCCAAGCGGACTCCCGCCCTGACTGCGAAGTTCGCCTCGGAGTTCAACATTCCGTTCGCCGACCTCGACACCCTCAAGACACAGTACGGACGCGTCGCCGCGGCGGTCGCGGACGCGGGCCGCACACCCGACTCGGTGACCTACTCCGCGGCGTTCGTGCTGTGCGCCGGACGTGACGACGCCGAGATCGCCAAGCGAGCGGCGGTCATCGGCCGCGAGGTAGACGAGCTGCGCAGCAACTCCCCGTTGGTGGGCTCGCCCGGCGAGATCGCGGACAAGATGGATGCCTTCGCCGAGGCCGGTGTGCAACGGGTGTACCTCCAGGTTCTCGATCAGTCCGACCTCGACCACGTCGACTACTTTGCGGCCGAGGTCATCCCGCAACTGGGCTGA
- a CDS encoding dynamin-like GTPase family protein yields MSTSDRVRAILGGTVQAYRSDPAYRERPDVHNELDWIGRRLNQPIRIALAGTLKAGKSTLVNALVGEDIAPTDATEATRIVTWFRNGATPKVTANHRGGRRSNVPISRGAGLTFDFASLDPDDVIDLDVEWPAAELIDTTIIDTPGTSSLSRDVSERTLRLLVPDDGVPRVDAVVFLLRTLNAADIALLTQIGTLVGGSAGALGVIGVASRADEIGAGRIDAMLSARDVAARFTAEMDKTGICQAVVPVSGLLALTARTLRQSEFVALEKLAAVDAAELAKAMLSVDRFVREDGAGGPALPVDAATRAALLERFGMFGIRISIAVLRAGISDSVALADELLERSGLVALRDVIDQQFAQRSDLLKAHTALLSLRRFVEANPIFATPYIVADIDPLLADTHAFEELRLLSQLRSRPTTFNDDEMASLRRIIGGSGTDAASRLGLQPDAPYDGPRAAFAASQRWRRRADHPLNDPFTTRACRAAVRSAEAMVADFAAQGR; encoded by the coding sequence ATGAGTACCAGTGACCGAGTGCGCGCGATCCTCGGCGGCACCGTCCAGGCGTATCGAAGCGACCCCGCCTACCGCGAGCGTCCCGACGTCCACAACGAACTGGACTGGATCGGCCGCCGCCTCAACCAGCCGATCCGCATCGCGCTGGCCGGCACGTTGAAGGCGGGCAAGTCCACACTGGTCAACGCGCTCGTCGGCGAGGACATCGCGCCGACCGACGCCACCGAGGCCACGCGCATCGTGACGTGGTTCCGCAACGGCGCCACGCCCAAGGTGACGGCCAATCACCGCGGCGGGAGACGATCCAACGTGCCCATCTCCCGGGGCGCGGGTCTGACGTTCGACTTCGCCAGCCTCGACCCCGACGACGTCATCGACCTCGACGTCGAGTGGCCCGCCGCCGAACTCATCGACACCACCATCATCGACACCCCCGGCACGTCGTCACTGTCTCGCGACGTCTCCGAGCGGACTCTGCGCCTGCTGGTCCCCGACGACGGCGTCCCCCGCGTCGACGCCGTCGTCTTCCTGCTGCGCACACTCAACGCGGCCGACATCGCGCTCCTCACCCAGATCGGCACGCTGGTCGGCGGATCGGCGGGTGCGCTCGGTGTCATTGGCGTCGCGTCGCGGGCCGACGAGATCGGCGCGGGCCGCATCGACGCGATGCTGTCGGCCAGGGACGTGGCCGCGCGGTTCACCGCCGAGATGGACAAGACCGGAATCTGCCAGGCCGTCGTCCCGGTCTCCGGGCTGCTGGCCCTCACCGCACGCACCCTGCGACAGAGCGAGTTCGTCGCACTCGAGAAGCTGGCCGCGGTGGACGCCGCCGAGCTGGCCAAGGCGATGCTGTCGGTGGACCGGTTCGTCCGCGAGGACGGTGCGGGAGGCCCGGCCCTACCCGTGGATGCCGCCACCCGGGCGGCGTTGCTCGAGCGCTTCGGCATGTTCGGCATCCGGATCTCCATCGCGGTGTTGCGGGCCGGCATCAGCGATTCGGTCGCCCTGGCCGACGAATTGCTGGAGCGCAGCGGGCTCGTCGCGCTGCGGGACGTCATCGATCAGCAGTTCGCGCAACGGTCCGATCTGCTCAAGGCGCACACCGCGCTGCTGTCCCTGCGCCGGTTCGTCGAGGCGAACCCCATCTTCGCGACGCCGTACATCGTCGCTGACATCGATCCGCTGCTGGCCGATACCCACGCGTTCGAGGAGTTGCGACTCCTGAGCCAACTACGCTCGCGGCCAACCACTTTCAACGACGACGAGATGGCGTCGCTGCGGCGCATCATCGGGGGCTCGGGAACCGATGCGGCCAGTCGGCTCGGCCTGCAGCCCGATGCCCCCTACGACGGCCCGCGGGCGGCCTTCGCCGCCTCGCAACGATGGCGGCGTCGCGCCGACCATCCGCTCAACGACCCGTTTACCACCCGCGCTTGCCGGGCGGCGGTGCGCAGTGCCGAGGCGATGGTCGCCGACTTCGCGGCCCAGGGCCGCTAG